Part of the Microbacterium sp. Clip185 genome is shown below.
TCCCCGGCGTGTCCTGCGTCAAGCCCGCCGGTGCGCTGTACGCCTTCCCGCGCCTGGATCCGGAGGTGCATGAGATCCGCGACGATGCGAAGCTCGTGCACGACCTCCTCGTGGCCGAGCACATCCTGCTCGTGCCGGGGACCGGGTTCAACTGGCCGACGCCCGATCACCTGAGGATCGTGACGCTGCCCGAGGCCCGCGTGATCGCGGAGGCCATCGAGCGGCTCGGCAACTTCTTGTCGTCCTACCGCCAGTAGCCCGCTCGTCGGCGATCCGCGGCGGGCGGCGGGCGGTCAGTGAGGCTCAGGCGATGAGAGCATTCTCACAGGAGAGCGAGCGACGTGGCCCGCCAGCGCCGGTCCATGCCCTCCAGGCGGACGGCCACCGCGCGGGTGCGCGCGGGGCCGGCGACGACCACGACAGCCTCGACGACACCGTCGGCGGGCTCCGAGTGGTGCACGCTCAGGATGGAGTGCACGGGGCGGGCGGCGGCGACGCCGCGCGCGCTGCGGGCACGGGTGGCGAGGTTGACGCGCGTGAGAAGCGCGCGATAGGTGTCCTCGGTCATCCACCGCGCGAGCTGATCGATGTCGCGGACACCCGCGAGCGCCTCGAGCACGCCGTTGGTGAGATTGCGCACCAACGGCACCGGATCGGGCAGCTCGGACGAGGATGTCGGCTGCGGCGCGAAGAAGTCCGCGGACAAGCGCATGAAGCTGCGTTCGGGGCGCGTCGCGCCGGTGGCGATCTGAACCATCTGGGCCTCACATGAACGGGGATCCTGAGCGGGATCAGTAGAGCAGTTCGGCCAGGTCAGAAACGGTTTGTGGAAAACTTCTCATGATTGCGGGGGTATCGGTCTAATCTCGCGGCGTGCGCTGGGAACGCTTCTTCGAAGACCTGCAGGGGCAGTTCGATGCCGAGTGGGAAGCGGAGCGCGCGGTCCTGGATACGGAGGCCGAACGGCTGCGACTCTCACGCGTCACACTGCGCGAGAGGCTCCTCGTGCTCGCACACGCGGATGAGACCCAGCGTCCCGACCTCGGGGTCGACCTCGTGGCCGCCGACCCACTCACCGGGGTCCTGACCGCCGTCGGCGCCGATTGGATGGGGCTCGAGACGCAGCGGCGCAGCGTCCTGGTCCCGATGTCGGCGGTCGCGGCCGTAGGAGTGGGGGAGGGTGATCTGCTTCGCGCGGCGCGACCGCATCCTTCGCCGCGGGTCGGGGTCTCGGAGCGCATGGGAATCGGGTTCGTCCTGCGCGATCTCGCGCGTCGGCGTGTGCCGGTCACGATGCAGGTGGGAACGCGGGCCGTGTCGGGCACGATCGACCGTGCCGGCGCGGACCACCTGGATCTCGCGCTGCACGACATCGACGAGCCGCGTCGCTCGGCGAGCGTCCGCGGGTACCGGCTCGTCCCGTTCGCCGCGCTGTCGTGGGTGCGCTGGGAGGGCGCCGACGTGCTGTGAGGCTCTCAGTCGGGATTACGGACCCGACCGTGCCCCCAGAGCTCCGGAAAGCTGGCCGCGTTGGACTGCCGCCACAGCGCCATCCGGCGAGCCTCCTCGGCCTCGTCGTCGAGGTAATCCGAGACGCTCGCCTCCTCGATGCGCCACTGACGGCTCTCGCCCACGCGCATGCCGCGCAGCCTTCCCTCCATCACCAGTGCGATGACCTCGTCGACCGACACCGACAGCGCCTCGGCAACGGATGCCGGGGCGAGGAGGCGGCCCTCGGGCGGGGTCGTGTCGGGCATGCCCTCAATTATGCGGTGCCGTTCCGACACCTCGGCGCGGTGACGCGTGATGTGGATAAGCGCGCTGTGGATAAGATCCGACGACCGGACGTGGCCTCGGTCAGCATGTACGCCATGACAGCTCAGGTCACGCCCCGCCAGCGTCCCCGCGCACTGTGGGCGGACGCGCGCTTCCTGATCGGAGTCGTGCTCGTCCTCGTCTCGATCGCGGGCGTCTGGTTCGTCGTCGCATCGTCGCGTCAGACGGTCCCCGTCTACGCCGCCACGCGAACCATCGTCCCCGGTGAGAGCATCTCGCCCTCGGAGCTGCGCGTCGTCGACGTCGCGCTGGGCTCGCTGGAGGGCGCCTACGCATCCGGGGACACACTGCCCGCCGATGCCGTGGCGACTCGCACGATCCCCGCCGGCGAGCTCATCCCCGCCGCTGCGGTGGGTGAAGCCTCCGACGTCCGCACCACCACGATCGTCGTCCCCAGCAGCACCGCGATTCCCGCCTCCATCGACGTCGGCACACCCGTGGAGGTCTGGGCCGCCCCACTCGACGACCAGGGCGTGCGACAGGCTCCCCGCATCCTGGTCGCGGACGCGGCGGTCGCGGCGCTGGCGAGCAGCGACTCCGTCATGGCGACTAACGCGCCCTCCATCGAGCTCGTCGTTCCCCGGGAGTCCGTGGCGGATGTGCTCGCGGCGCTGGCGGGTGAGGCGACGCTCTCGGTGGTGCCCGCGCAGGGGGCGTCGTGATCTCGCGCGCGGTGCTCGTGCTCCCGCAGTCTGCGGCGCTTGCGCTGCGTGAGCAGCTGCTGTTGGAGGGCGCAGCCGACGTGGCGATCCACCCTCCGGAGCGATTCGCCGCGACCGTCGCGTCGGGCCTTCGGCCGGATGCGGAACTCGACGCGCTTCTCACCGGCGCCGACAGCCTGGTGGTCGCTGCGCGCGTCGATCAGCTCACGGCTCACACCGTCGCCTTCGCAGATGCCCGTGGCGTGCGCGTCCTGCCGCTCGGCGACGATGCTGCCGGCGCGCGTCTGGCCGCAGCCTTCGGACTCGCCGCTCCCATTCCTGCAACCGGATCGGCGCGAGAGGTGGCGGTCGCGCTCGCCACCGCGTCCGCGTCGTCGCGCACCGCTCGGCCCGCCGTCACAGGTCCCCGCCTGATCGCCGTCTGGGGGCCGCACGGCGCCCCGGGGCGATCCACCGTCGCCGTCGGCCTCGCCACCGAGCTCTCCCGCGGAGGTCGCCACGTCGCCCTCGTCGACGCAGACGCCCATGCGCCCTCGCTGGCCATTGCTCTGGGGCTTCCCGACGAGGGGCCCGGCTTC
Proteins encoded:
- a CDS encoding Rv3235 family protein; this translates as MVQIATGATRPERSFMRLSADFFAPQPTSSSELPDPVPLVRNLTNGVLEALAGVRDIDQLARWMTEDTYRALLTRVNLATRARSARGVAAARPVHSILSVHHSEPADGVVEAVVVVAGPARTRAVAVRLEGMDRRWRATSLALL
- a CDS encoding helix-turn-helix domain-containing protein, with translation MPDTTPPEGRLLAPASVAEALSVSVDEVIALVMEGRLRGMRVGESRQWRIEEASVSDYLDDEAEEARRMALWRQSNAASFPELWGHGRVRNPD
- a CDS encoding SAF domain-containing protein — protein: MTAQVTPRQRPRALWADARFLIGVVLVLVSIAGVWFVVASSRQTVPVYAATRTIVPGESISPSELRVVDVALGSLEGAYASGDTLPADAVATRTIPAGELIPAAAVGEASDVRTTTIVVPSSTAIPASIDVGTPVEVWAAPLDDQGVRQAPRILVADAAVAALASSDSVMATNAPSIELVVPRESVADVLAALAGEATLSVVPAQGAS